The following are from one region of the Nicotiana tabacum cultivar K326 chromosome 3, ASM71507v2, whole genome shotgun sequence genome:
- the LOC107804517 gene encoding uncharacterized protein LOC107804517, with protein MDHFGGGSWTMIPNIQTHSNPSTPSNQDQLFLQQQQFQQQQFNQPQQLYQQQQQQQRYQQQMQQQQQMQQQQIQQQHQQIQQQQQQMQQQQQQHHQSLASHFHLLQLVENLADAIENGNRDQHSDALVTELKNQFEKCQQLLTSISGSISSRSMTVEGQKRKKAECEQLLNQRRDLISKYKGSVEELINSEL; from the exons ATGGACCACTTTGGAGGAGGaagttggacaatgatccccaaCATCCAAACTCACAGCAATCCTTCCACACCCTCAAATCAAGACCAATTATTTCTGCAGCAACAGCAATTTCAGCAGCAACAGTTCAATCAACCGCAACAGCTctatcagcagcagcaacaacaacaacgctATCAACAGCAGAtgcaacagcaacagcagatgCAACAGCAACAAATTCAGCAACAACATCAGCAAatccagcagcagcaacagcagatgcaacaacagcaacaacagcacCATCAATCACTTGCCTCTCACTTCCATCTTCTACAA TTGGTGGAGAATTTAGCTGATGCTATTGAAAATGGAAACCGAGATCAGCACTCAGATGCATTG GTTACTGAATTGAAAAACCAGTTTGAGAAGTGCCAGCAGCTGTTGACCTCAATATCAGGGTCTATAAGCTCAAGATCAATG ACAGTTGAGGGACAAAAGCGCAAAAAGGCAGAGTGCGAACAATTGCTAAATCAGCGCAG GGATCTTATTTCAAAGTACAAAGGCTCGGTTGAGGAGCTTATTAACTCTGAACTATAG